A DNA window from Chlamydia felis Fe/C-56 contains the following coding sequences:
- the rsmA gene encoding 16S rRNA (adenine(1518)-N(6)/adenine(1519)-N(6))-dimethyltransferase RsmA codes for MSRSSPDQLTRFLAQVHGHPKKGLSQNFLIDGNILRKILAVSCVEAGDWVLEIGPGFGALTEVLVNQGAHVVALEKDPMFEETLKQLPIDLEITDACKYPLSQLQEKGWQGKGRVVANLPYHITTPLLTKLFLEVPNQWKTITVMMQDEVARRITAQPGGKEYGSLTIFLQFFADVRYAFKVSSGCFFPKPQVSSAVVHMTVKDTFPLEESLHKKFFSLTRAAFGQRRKLLANALKNLYPKDLVFSALNQLNFSEKTRPETLSLDEYLKLFQLLSLNS; via the coding sequence TTGTCACGCAGTTCCCCTGATCAACTTACCCGCTTCCTAGCTCAAGTCCACGGTCATCCTAAAAAAGGCCTATCACAGAACTTTTTGATAGATGGGAATATTCTAAGAAAAATCCTTGCTGTGTCTTGCGTAGAAGCAGGGGATTGGGTTCTGGAAATCGGTCCCGGATTCGGAGCTCTTACTGAAGTTCTTGTTAATCAAGGTGCTCATGTCGTTGCTTTGGAAAAAGATCCCATGTTTGAGGAAACACTAAAGCAACTTCCTATAGATCTAGAAATCACAGATGCGTGTAAGTATCCCTTATCTCAGTTGCAAGAGAAAGGTTGGCAAGGGAAGGGAAGAGTCGTTGCGAACCTACCTTATCATATTACAACTCCCTTATTAACGAAATTATTCTTAGAAGTCCCTAACCAATGGAAAACTATCACGGTAATGATGCAAGACGAGGTCGCACGACGTATTACCGCACAACCCGGAGGGAAGGAATACGGATCTCTAACTATATTTTTACAATTTTTTGCTGACGTACGCTACGCCTTTAAAGTTAGTTCAGGATGTTTTTTCCCAAAACCTCAAGTGTCCTCAGCTGTTGTTCATATGACAGTTAAAGACACATTTCCTCTTGAAGAATCTCTACATAAGAAATTCTTTTCTTTAACTCGAGCTGCTTTTGGACAAAGACGAAAATTATTAGCTAATGCTCTTAAAAACCTTTATCCTAAAGATCTAGTTTTCTCTGCTCTAAACCAGTTAAACTTTTCTGAAAAAACCCGTCCAGAGACCCTTTCTCTCGATGAATATCTTAAACTTTTCCAGCTCCTTTCCTTGAACTCTTAG
- a CDS encoding thioredoxin domain-containing protein: MTQPLYTNRLISEKSPYLLLYAHTPVNWYPWCSEAFDLAVEKDKPIFLSIGCAHSRWCQVMLRESFENPEVAAMLNENFINIKVDKEELPHVANLYFDLAQMLSVSGEHQSSPSWPLNVFLTPDLLPFFSANYLGAEGKLGIPSFSQTIERLNLMWEDPEERETLVHQAHKVLEIASFIEKCARKEMLEESSLRKTVEALYLDVDPHYGGVKAFPKTPPALLSQFLLRYGVEYQDNRSLFFVDRSLHMMAHGGIFDHLAGGFYCYTIDDKWLIPCFEKRLVDNSFLVLDYLDAWVCMKRPEYGSVAKQTLRYILSELYNPAVGAFYTSEHGEHLGDFEGGYATWSGEEIREVLGENATIFCEYYGISREGFCNGRNILHIPSNIDTEEIADKYGCSVEEFHEIIDRLKEKLRMYRATKVRPFKDDLSLTFQNGWMVYTLAYAGRILGDAYYIDVAKKCGEFICENLCKHSTVLRRWRDGEAKYAGGLEDYAGVILGALALYETGCGAKWLLLAEDLMKEVILSFRSESGGFYTTDGRDAALLLKQENLSDGETISGNALVCQALIKLHMLTEKKHYLTYAEDILQIAQARWHTHKFSSLGSLIAAQSYFSRKHKKILISLANEQDREAILSCFAGLFLPQVSLVWMSARDREFLEAILPEYEHSLIPKEGQTSSVICLLESGVGRKFSNIEAFRTYLHSN; this comes from the coding sequence ATGACGCAGCCGTTGTATACGAATAGACTTATTAGTGAAAAATCTCCGTACCTTCTTCTTTATGCTCATACGCCGGTAAATTGGTATCCTTGGTGTAGTGAGGCTTTTGATCTTGCTGTGGAAAAAGATAAACCAATTTTCCTCTCTATAGGGTGTGCTCATTCTCGGTGGTGTCAAGTGATGCTTCGGGAAAGCTTTGAAAATCCTGAAGTTGCTGCGATGCTAAATGAGAATTTTATTAATATCAAAGTAGATAAAGAAGAGTTACCTCATGTGGCTAATCTCTATTTTGATCTTGCGCAAATGTTATCGGTCTCAGGGGAGCATCAAAGTTCTCCCTCATGGCCATTAAATGTTTTTTTAACACCAGATCTTCTTCCTTTTTTCTCCGCAAATTATTTGGGAGCTGAAGGAAAACTAGGTATACCCTCATTTTCACAGACAATAGAAAGACTCAACCTGATGTGGGAGGATCCTGAAGAAAGAGAAACGCTTGTTCATCAGGCTCATAAAGTTCTTGAAATAGCTTCATTTATAGAAAAATGTGCAAGGAAAGAGATGCTGGAAGAGAGCTCTCTTCGAAAAACAGTCGAAGCCTTATACCTTGATGTAGATCCCCATTATGGAGGGGTAAAAGCTTTCCCTAAAACCCCACCAGCCTTGCTTAGTCAATTTCTTTTACGCTATGGGGTAGAGTATCAAGATAACAGAAGTTTGTTCTTTGTAGACCGTTCTTTACACATGATGGCCCATGGGGGAATTTTCGATCATTTGGCAGGCGGGTTTTACTGTTACACCATAGATGATAAATGGTTAATTCCCTGTTTTGAGAAGCGTCTCGTGGATAATTCTTTCTTAGTATTAGACTATCTAGACGCTTGGGTTTGTATGAAAAGACCTGAGTATGGCTCTGTGGCTAAGCAAACTCTCCGTTATATCCTTTCTGAGCTATACAATCCCGCCGTGGGAGCTTTTTATACCTCAGAACATGGAGAACATTTGGGAGATTTTGAAGGAGGGTATGCTACATGGTCAGGAGAAGAAATTCGCGAAGTTCTTGGAGAGAATGCCACAATTTTTTGCGAGTATTATGGGATTTCTCGAGAAGGGTTTTGTAACGGAAGAAATATCCTACATATTCCTTCGAATATCGATACCGAAGAGATCGCAGATAAGTACGGCTGTAGTGTTGAAGAATTCCACGAGATTATCGACAGGCTTAAGGAAAAGTTACGCATGTATAGGGCGACTAAGGTTAGACCATTTAAAGATGACCTGTCTCTTACATTCCAAAATGGCTGGATGGTCTACACATTAGCTTATGCAGGAAGAATTCTCGGCGATGCCTACTATATCGATGTAGCAAAGAAATGCGGAGAGTTTATCTGTGAAAATTTATGCAAACATTCTACGGTACTGCGTAGATGGCGTGATGGAGAAGCAAAATATGCCGGAGGCCTAGAAGATTACGCAGGAGTTATTTTAGGGGCCCTAGCTCTGTATGAGACGGGCTGCGGAGCCAAATGGTTGCTATTGGCAGAAGATCTCATGAAAGAGGTGATCTTATCCTTTCGTTCCGAAAGTGGGGGATTTTACACCACAGACGGTCGAGATGCCGCATTGCTTTTAAAACAGGAGAATCTCTCTGATGGGGAGACTATATCAGGAAATGCTCTTGTGTGCCAGGCTTTGATAAAATTGCATATGCTTACAGAAAAAAAACACTACCTTACTTATGCTGAAGACATTCTGCAGATAGCTCAAGCTCGATGGCATACCCATAAGTTTTCTTCCTTAGGGAGTCTCATAGCTGCGCAATCTTATTTTTCACGCAAACATAAAAAAATTCTTATTTCTTTAGCTAACGAGCAAGACCGTGAAGCCATCCTATCCTGCTTTGCAGGATTGTTTCTTCCTCAAGTTTCCCTTGTTTGGATGAGCGCGCGAGATCGAGAATTTTTAGAAGCAATTCTTCCTGAATACGAACACAGCTTGATCCCTAAGGAAGGTCAAACGTCTTCGGTAATTTGTCTTTTAGAATCAGGAGTGGGAAGGAAATTTTCTAATATTGAAGCATTTCGCACCTATCTACATTCAAATTAA
- a CDS encoding DUF2608 domain-containing protein, with protein sequence MKVIFFILAIFSVFSLEASIIQVSNVQAVNKYAKKESLVLLALEETVIFPKQMVGNSSWFHQRLESLKNKESVADPFEKAFGERIAVSFAVDYELIHPDIPKVIEALSLSQAWVLGVSQLPIPMAKHFLQSSVDLGVGFSSCLSMRADGWVRHPKTLARPQHAMFIEDQVLFTGGLINGITMEEVLPTLFATVGALPEQVIYLDANHDNLISAEAACKQANIQFIGMHYSPAVQRLQGYKPAIADAQWLQMHAYLSDDHFQSLLAYVIGPEG encoded by the coding sequence ATGAAGGTTATATTTTTTATCCTAGCTATCTTTTCCGTATTTTCCTTAGAAGCAAGTATTATCCAAGTTTCTAACGTGCAGGCTGTCAATAAATATGCAAAGAAAGAATCGTTAGTTTTACTAGCGTTAGAAGAAACTGTGATTTTCCCTAAGCAAATGGTAGGAAACTCTTCCTGGTTTCACCAGCGTTTAGAAAGTTTGAAAAACAAAGAATCTGTTGCAGATCCCTTTGAAAAAGCCTTTGGCGAAAGAATTGCAGTGTCTTTCGCTGTAGACTATGAGCTGATTCACCCAGATATTCCTAAAGTTATAGAAGCTTTATCTTTGTCACAAGCCTGGGTATTGGGAGTTTCTCAACTTCCTATTCCTATGGCAAAACATTTTCTTCAATCTTCTGTAGATCTGGGAGTCGGATTTTCCTCATGTCTATCTATGCGTGCAGACGGATGGGTGCGGCATCCGAAAACGCTTGCTAGACCTCAACACGCTATGTTTATAGAAGATCAAGTGCTCTTTACCGGAGGACTCATTAATGGAATTACTATGGAGGAAGTTCTGCCTACCCTATTCGCAACGGTGGGAGCCCTTCCAGAACAAGTGATCTATTTAGATGCAAATCACGATAACCTAATTTCTGCAGAAGCCGCATGCAAACAAGCGAATATTCAATTTATAGGCATGCATTATAGTCCTGCAGTGCAACGCCTACAGGGGTATAAACCCGCTATTGCTGACGCGCAGTGGTTACAAATGCACGCATATCTCTCTGATGACCACTTTCAGTCTCTACTTGCCTATGTCATTGGACCAGAAGGTTAA
- a CDS encoding DUF2608 domain-containing protein, which produces MINRLKYLPKMSVLAFAVLGVLSPAEAAKKPFVPMTMAYSLGDIFDHLEKNREETLFCINVDTVVQHQYIGSPGWYQSRLSKLSTRLGDFFKAKRRVDEEQVILDTLIRKKCLEPNFVEQFARILSDYPCSLLGISLLGIDSVSSTLKSLKELGIELHSQAFSKQDFFLDTNTKCSESALVQEGVLFCGASEISEAMKLLFTYENKVPKNIMFLTDNPEEIKALGRECLGWGISFQGFVYYPAAESLFFYVDPYSAAVGIQEEQALTVIPDAAAQLSLDSLNQKS; this is translated from the coding sequence GTGATCAATCGGCTGAAATACCTTCCTAAGATGTCGGTACTTGCTTTTGCAGTCTTAGGAGTATTGTCTCCAGCTGAAGCAGCAAAGAAACCATTTGTGCCAATGACAATGGCCTATTCTCTTGGTGATATTTTTGATCATTTAGAAAAAAACAGAGAGGAAACTTTATTTTGCATCAATGTGGATACCGTTGTTCAGCATCAGTACATAGGTTCTCCAGGTTGGTATCAAAGTAGGTTATCGAAGCTTTCTACGCGTTTAGGAGATTTTTTTAAGGCTAAGAGACGTGTAGATGAAGAACAGGTCATTTTAGATACATTAATAAGAAAAAAGTGTTTGGAGCCAAATTTCGTAGAGCAGTTTGCTCGCATACTTTCTGATTACCCTTGTTCCTTGTTAGGGATTTCTTTATTGGGTATCGATTCTGTTTCTTCAACATTAAAGAGCCTTAAAGAATTGGGTATAGAATTGCATTCCCAGGCATTTTCTAAGCAAGATTTTTTCTTAGACACTAACACAAAATGTAGTGAATCCGCATTGGTACAGGAGGGGGTTTTATTTTGTGGAGCCTCAGAGATCTCAGAAGCTATGAAGTTGCTATTTACCTATGAAAATAAAGTTCCAAAAAACATCATGTTTTTAACTGATAATCCCGAGGAAATTAAAGCTTTAGGGCGAGAGTGCCTGGGGTGGGGAATCTCATTTCAAGGTTTCGTATATTACCCTGCTGCAGAGAGCTTATTTTTTTATGTAGATCCTTATTCCGCAGCAGTAGGGATTCAAGAGGAACAGGCATTGACGGTTATCCCCGATGCTGCAGCGCAATTATCTCTAGATTCTCTTAATCAAAAGAGTTAA